The Corallococcus exiguus genome has a window encoding:
- a CDS encoding mechanosensitive ion channel family protein — protein sequence MKRHASRVLVALLLLGCVLGGLPVLALNNGLGQVPQDLDRTSPRATAQGFLDAVHRGEYARAAHYLYLDHLPAAEQPAQGAQLARKLKFVLDRELSVDTSALPKTPEGEPPNSRFASLGAIPLKGESVPIRLQRFTVDGTPIWVVAESTVKMVDPLFEEYGPLLTETLPAVFFDRTVLGLEPWQWLGLVVTLLSAWILSYLLEKLLLAAALRVARWTRITWDDQIVSAGRGPLRLPFFAILLALGTSFLLLPPKLKLLSDRVSYSLTIVAVAWFILRFLRVSEAYVQSRVTSESSPHRRARSLRTQLAVLRAVFEVATYVIAAALLLMQFEVVRNVGVSLLASAGIAGLAIGLAAQKSLSSLLAGIQLSITQPVSIGDNVLVEGEFGTVEEITLTYVVLRIWDQRRMVIPITQFLDKPFQNWSKGSPEIMGTVILQVDYMADIDALRAELDRILANEGKALWDGRVKTLVVFDVMDKTLTVRALVSAANSSKLGDLRFLVRERLVVFLRSKPQWLPMVRSESRPAQPPPSRDDQEEATQGAPEPRS from the coding sequence ATGAAGCGCCATGCCTCCCGGGTCCTGGTGGCCCTCCTCCTCCTGGGGTGCGTCCTCGGGGGCCTCCCTGTCCTGGCCCTCAACAACGGCCTGGGGCAGGTCCCCCAGGACCTGGACCGCACGTCGCCGCGCGCCACGGCCCAGGGCTTCCTGGACGCGGTGCATCGTGGGGAGTACGCCCGCGCCGCCCACTACCTGTACCTGGACCATCTTCCGGCGGCCGAGCAGCCCGCGCAGGGCGCCCAACTGGCGCGGAAGCTGAAGTTCGTCCTGGACCGGGAGCTGTCGGTGGACACGTCCGCCCTGCCGAAGACGCCGGAGGGCGAGCCCCCCAACTCACGCTTCGCGTCGCTGGGGGCCATCCCGCTCAAGGGCGAGAGCGTGCCCATCCGGCTGCAGCGCTTCACCGTGGATGGCACGCCCATCTGGGTGGTGGCGGAGTCCACCGTGAAGATGGTGGACCCGCTCTTCGAGGAGTACGGCCCGCTGCTCACCGAAACGCTCCCTGCCGTCTTCTTCGACCGCACGGTGCTGGGGCTGGAGCCGTGGCAGTGGCTGGGGCTCGTGGTGACGCTCCTGAGCGCGTGGATCCTCTCCTATCTCCTGGAGAAGCTCCTGCTGGCCGCCGCGCTGCGGGTGGCGCGCTGGACGCGCATCACCTGGGATGACCAGATTGTCAGCGCGGGCCGGGGGCCCCTGCGGCTGCCCTTCTTCGCCATCCTCCTGGCGCTGGGCACCTCGTTCCTGCTCCTGCCTCCCAAGCTGAAGCTGCTGAGCGACCGGGTGAGCTACTCGCTCACCATCGTCGCGGTGGCGTGGTTCATCCTGCGCTTCCTCCGCGTGTCGGAGGCCTACGTCCAGAGCCGCGTCACCTCCGAGTCCAGCCCCCACCGCCGCGCGCGCTCGCTGCGCACGCAGTTGGCCGTGCTGCGCGCCGTCTTCGAGGTCGCCACCTACGTCATCGCCGCCGCGCTGCTGCTCATGCAGTTCGAGGTGGTGCGCAACGTGGGCGTGTCGCTGCTGGCCTCCGCCGGTATCGCCGGCCTCGCCATCGGTCTCGCCGCGCAGAAGTCGCTGTCCTCGCTGCTCGCCGGCATCCAGCTGTCCATCACCCAGCCCGTCAGCATTGGCGACAACGTGCTGGTGGAGGGCGAGTTCGGCACGGTGGAGGAGATCACCCTCACGTACGTCGTGCTGCGCATCTGGGACCAGCGGCGCATGGTCATCCCCATCACCCAGTTCCTGGACAAGCCGTTCCAGAACTGGAGCAAGGGGAGCCCGGAGATCATGGGCACCGTCATCCTCCAGGTGGACTACATGGCGGACATCGACGCGCTGCGCGCGGAGCTGGACCGCATCCTCGCCAACGAGGGCAAGGCCCTGTGGGATGGCCGGGTGAAGACGCTGGTCGTCTTCGACGTGATGGACAAGACCCTCACCGTGCGCGCCCTGGTGAGCGCGGCGAACTCCAGCAAGCTGGGCGACCTGCGCTTCCTCGTGCGCGAGCGGCTGGTCGTCTTCCTGCGCTCGAAGCCCCAGTGGCTGCCCATGGTGCGCAGCGAATCCCGCCCCGCGCAGCCCCCGCCCTCCCGGGATGACCAGGAGGAAGCCACCCAGGGCGCTCCAGAGCCCCGGTCCTGA
- a CDS encoding response regulator: MSEEKRRILLIDDSEITLAMEKAVLEARGYEVVATSTLMEFEKTLQSWRPDLILTDIHMPEAKGTDICRTLKNEYNTQDIPIVLFSSLPDDELSKLAEQVGADGSLSKVNGLEAMGEKIDELVQSILW; encoded by the coding sequence GTGTCCGAAGAGAAGCGAAGAATCCTCCTCATTGACGACAGCGAGATCACCCTCGCCATGGAGAAGGCCGTCCTGGAGGCACGGGGCTATGAGGTCGTGGCCACCTCCACGCTCATGGAGTTTGAGAAAACGCTTCAGAGCTGGCGGCCGGATCTCATCCTCACGGACATCCACATGCCCGAAGCGAAGGGCACGGACATCTGCCGCACGCTGAAGAACGAGTACAACACGCAGGACATCCCCATCGTGTTGTTCTCCAGCCTGCCGGACGACGAGCTGTCGAAGCTGGCCGAGCAGGTGGGCGCGGATGGCTCGCTCTCCAAGGTGAATGGCCTGGAGGCGATGGGCGAGAAGATCGACGAACTGGTGCAGAGCATCCTCTGGTGA
- a CDS encoding multiheme c-type cytochrome, whose product MTMRAAVLAVLVSALLTGCRRQEPRAPESGAGSAPGQQQAASPTPAAPPGAVLFISADTRGYLGPCGCSENMRGGIGRAAFQVQQARQGGQPVLYIDGGNSLFGETHLKADQVPQEERKAKALADAFRTMGIAVRATGELDDTRGAAFRQGLGLPEIPTGGVKVLDAGTRKVGVVAAASGEALVKASQQAREQGADFVVGLLDQPLEAAQAAAALPGLAANLVVATHSASEFSAEENRLVRSDVPVVAVQSKGRSLLRVDLTYAPAKGPFTPQRSQGDVEREVTALEQRIALLDKEIALPGIDPKLKALKQGKRDELAARKQGFLSAPPAPAADVNGFALRFLPLESNLPSAPDTQALVKAYDADVGQLNLAWAKAHGQDCPLPEKGQAGFVGSAVCADCHPDATGVWERTKHHHAWETLEEVGKQHHLNCVGCHVTGWQKPGGVCRLDKVEGREDVGCESCHGPGSKHVDSPSPATIVGKPGQAVCVTCHNTENSPHFDFATYLPRILGPGHGGTGKSGQAGEPPAK is encoded by the coding sequence ATGACGATGCGCGCGGCCGTCCTCGCGGTGCTCGTAAGCGCGCTTCTCACCGGATGCAGACGCCAGGAGCCGCGCGCCCCGGAGAGCGGCGCGGGCAGTGCTCCCGGGCAGCAGCAAGCCGCCTCCCCTACTCCCGCCGCGCCTCCGGGCGCCGTGCTGTTCATCTCCGCGGACACGCGTGGATACCTGGGCCCATGCGGCTGCAGCGAGAACATGCGCGGAGGCATCGGCCGGGCGGCGTTCCAGGTGCAGCAGGCGCGTCAGGGCGGCCAGCCGGTGCTGTACATCGACGGCGGCAACAGCCTCTTCGGGGAGACGCACCTCAAGGCGGATCAGGTGCCGCAGGAGGAGCGCAAGGCGAAGGCGCTCGCGGACGCGTTCCGCACCATGGGCATCGCCGTGCGAGCCACGGGCGAGCTGGACGACACGCGAGGCGCGGCCTTCCGTCAGGGCCTGGGCCTGCCGGAGATTCCGACGGGCGGCGTGAAGGTGCTGGACGCGGGGACGCGCAAGGTGGGCGTGGTGGCGGCGGCTTCCGGCGAAGCGCTGGTGAAGGCCAGCCAGCAGGCGCGCGAGCAGGGCGCGGACTTCGTGGTGGGCCTGTTGGACCAGCCGCTGGAGGCCGCGCAGGCCGCCGCCGCGTTGCCGGGCCTGGCCGCGAACCTGGTGGTCGCCACGCACAGCGCCAGTGAGTTCTCCGCGGAGGAGAACCGGCTGGTGCGCTCCGACGTGCCGGTGGTGGCGGTGCAGAGCAAGGGGCGCTCGCTCTTGCGCGTGGACCTGACGTACGCGCCGGCGAAGGGTCCCTTCACGCCGCAGCGTTCGCAGGGGGACGTGGAGCGGGAAGTGACGGCGCTGGAGCAGCGCATCGCGCTCCTGGATAAGGAAATAGCCCTGCCCGGCATCGACCCGAAGTTGAAGGCGCTGAAGCAGGGCAAGCGCGACGAGCTCGCGGCGCGCAAGCAGGGCTTCCTCTCCGCGCCGCCCGCGCCGGCCGCGGACGTCAACGGCTTCGCGCTGCGCTTCCTGCCGCTGGAGTCGAACCTGCCCAGCGCGCCGGACACGCAGGCGCTGGTGAAGGCGTACGACGCGGACGTGGGCCAGCTGAACCTCGCGTGGGCGAAGGCGCACGGCCAGGACTGCCCTCTTCCGGAGAAGGGCCAGGCGGGCTTCGTCGGCAGTGCGGTGTGCGCGGACTGCCACCCGGACGCGACCGGAGTGTGGGAGCGCACGAAGCACCACCACGCGTGGGAGACGCTGGAAGAGGTGGGCAAGCAGCACCACCTCAACTGCGTGGGCTGTCACGTCACCGGCTGGCAGAAGCCCGGCGGCGTGTGCCGGCTGGACAAGGTGGAGGGCCGCGAGGACGTGGGCTGCGAGAGCTGCCACGGTCCGGGCTCCAAGCACGTGGACTCGCCGAGCCCCGCGACCATCGTGGGCAAGCCGGGACAGGCCGTGTGCGTCACCTGCCACAACACGGAGAACTCGCCGCACTTCGACTTCGCCACGTACCTGCCTCGCATCCTCGGTCCCGGCCATGGCGGAACGGGAAAGAGCGGGCAGGCAGGCGAGCCACCGGCGAAATAG
- a CDS encoding LysM peptidoglycan-binding domain-containing protein produces MPLSLLLLALASVPSSQGVAPSPVPPPGVRAVPPSQAPSLTADGSLATPPAPMEEGEETEEVENESAELEELRALEGATLDPESKPNAEMMQSLRRLGLTNPLRLRMLDALEEPTFREDDTAPPLARITDLASFDISQVKDRYDIPVDMQPRVAEYIQFFQGPGRKWFRKWMARSTRYLPVMQPILESKGLPRDTVYLAMIESGFSANAYSWAHAAGPWQFISSTGKQYGLKQDFWVDERRDPIKATHAAAAYLKDLYGELGHWYLAWAGYNTGSYRVRKMVTRYGTNDFWVLAEEPGLAKETKHYVPKLIAAALVAKNPTAFGFSEEEFQYESTLEYDEVKLTDATDLDVVARSAGVSVADVQELNPELKRWCTPPATASKPYTLKLPRGTTTLFAENFKKLSPADRLTFRVHTVKKGDTLSQIAQKYGTAPEAILQMNRLKTARVLKVRSELVIPVPASGRGGSGDAGISGALASKVAQARRSGVVATRPEDEVPAGTPRGPVAAGPVKTEKVDGKTRITYGVQEGDSLWLIANRFQVSVDDLKKWNNLPKRNRTLSLGTLLAVWPPESKGAAPAKVEERGGTIVVATAVASQAPVGPKGKVHTLAEGETLWSVSQRYNVSVEDIMKWNHIKDHRTVPTGKLLSLSAP; encoded by the coding sequence ATGCCGCTTTCTCTGCTCCTGCTTGCCCTGGCCTCGGTTCCCTCCTCGCAGGGCGTGGCGCCGTCACCGGTGCCGCCGCCCGGCGTGCGTGCGGTGCCCCCCTCGCAGGCCCCCTCTCTGACGGCGGACGGCAGCCTGGCCACGCCCCCCGCTCCCATGGAGGAAGGCGAGGAGACGGAGGAGGTGGAGAACGAGTCCGCCGAGCTGGAGGAACTGCGTGCGTTGGAAGGCGCGACGCTGGACCCAGAGTCGAAGCCGAACGCGGAGATGATGCAGTCGCTGCGCCGGCTGGGCCTGACGAACCCGTTGCGGCTGCGAATGTTGGACGCGCTGGAAGAGCCTACCTTCCGCGAGGACGACACCGCCCCGCCGCTGGCGCGCATCACCGACCTGGCGAGCTTCGATATTTCGCAGGTGAAGGACCGCTACGACATCCCGGTCGACATGCAGCCGCGGGTGGCCGAGTACATTCAGTTCTTCCAGGGCCCCGGCCGCAAGTGGTTCCGCAAGTGGATGGCGCGCTCCACGCGCTACCTGCCGGTAATGCAGCCGATCCTGGAGTCGAAGGGCCTGCCCCGGGACACGGTGTACCTGGCAATGATTGAGAGCGGCTTCTCCGCGAACGCGTACTCGTGGGCGCACGCGGCCGGGCCGTGGCAGTTCATCTCCAGCACGGGCAAGCAGTACGGCCTCAAGCAGGACTTCTGGGTGGACGAGCGGCGTGACCCCATCAAGGCCACGCACGCGGCGGCGGCGTACCTGAAGGACCTCTACGGCGAGCTGGGCCACTGGTACCTGGCGTGGGCGGGCTACAACACGGGCTCGTACCGGGTGCGCAAGATGGTGACGCGCTACGGGACGAACGACTTCTGGGTGCTGGCGGAGGAGCCCGGGCTGGCGAAGGAGACGAAGCACTACGTGCCCAAGCTCATCGCCGCGGCGCTGGTGGCGAAGAACCCCACCGCGTTCGGCTTCTCCGAGGAGGAGTTCCAGTACGAGTCCACGCTGGAATATGACGAGGTGAAGCTCACGGACGCGACCGACCTGGACGTGGTGGCGCGCTCGGCCGGGGTGAGCGTGGCGGACGTGCAGGAGCTGAACCCGGAGCTCAAGCGCTGGTGCACGCCTCCGGCGACGGCCTCGAAGCCCTACACCCTGAAGCTGCCGCGCGGCACCACGACGCTCTTCGCGGAGAACTTCAAGAAGCTGTCGCCAGCGGACCGGCTGACGTTCCGGGTGCACACGGTGAAGAAGGGCGACACGCTGTCGCAGATTGCCCAGAAGTACGGCACGGCGCCGGAGGCCATCCTCCAGATGAACCGGCTGAAGACCGCGCGGGTGCTGAAGGTGCGCTCGGAGCTGGTGATTCCGGTGCCGGCGAGCGGCCGGGGTGGCAGCGGTGACGCGGGCATCAGCGGCGCGCTGGCGTCGAAGGTGGCGCAGGCGCGGCGCAGCGGCGTGGTGGCGACGCGGCCGGAGGACGAGGTCCCGGCGGGCACGCCGCGTGGCCCGGTGGCGGCGGGCCCGGTGAAGACGGAGAAGGTGGATGGCAAGACGCGCATCACATACGGCGTGCAGGAGGGCGACAGCCTGTGGCTCATCGCCAACCGCTTCCAAGTGTCGGTGGACGACCTGAAGAAGTGGAACAACCTGCCCAAGCGCAACCGCACGCTGTCGCTGGGCACGCTGCTCGCGGTGTGGCCGCCGGAGTCCAAGGGCGCGGCGCCAGCGAAGGTGGAGGAGCGCGGCGGCACCATCGTGGTGGCCACCGCCGTGGCGAGCCAGGCGCCCGTGGGCCCCAAGGGCAAGGTGCACACGCTGGCCGAGGGCGAGACGCTCTGGTCGGTGTCGCAGCGCTACAACGTGTCCGTCGAGGACATCATGAAGTGGAACCACATCAAGGACCACCGCACGGTCCCCACCGGCAAGCTGCTGTCGCTGAGCGCGCCGTAG
- a CDS encoding L,D-transpeptidase family protein, translating to MEPPVDFAGAAVPVAGGLEHPRFAGSPQLTEVASGVTVLGTGSKGDGLRAVQGALMDMGFALYGGADGRYGPDTARALRNFQVHAGLRSSGVLDTATLKALDALAPAPGSRGQSRALPSSFYAGQPVRVVIALREHRTFLFDPEGKLVDIFPNAVGTAATPTHPGLKVVRAKLDQVATENAGARLWNDRHVFGARLLDLSWADGRRSGEELHGTSAPALLGGDVSHGCIRHANEDILVLHDALAVGDRIAVVETLQDPHLGVPVTVG from the coding sequence ATGGAGCCTCCGGTCGACTTCGCGGGCGCGGCGGTTCCGGTGGCAGGCGGACTGGAGCATCCGCGCTTCGCAGGGTCGCCTCAGCTCACGGAGGTGGCGTCCGGCGTGACGGTGCTCGGCACGGGCTCGAAAGGAGACGGGCTGCGCGCGGTGCAGGGCGCGCTCATGGACATGGGGTTCGCGCTGTACGGCGGCGCGGACGGACGCTACGGCCCGGACACGGCCCGTGCGCTCCGCAACTTCCAGGTGCACGCGGGCCTGCGCTCCAGCGGCGTGCTCGACACCGCCACGCTGAAGGCCCTGGATGCGCTCGCTCCGGCTCCGGGCTCACGGGGACAGTCGCGCGCCCTGCCCTCTTCGTTCTACGCGGGCCAGCCCGTGCGCGTGGTCATCGCGCTGCGCGAGCACCGTACGTTCCTCTTCGACCCGGAGGGGAAGCTCGTGGACATCTTCCCCAACGCGGTGGGCACCGCCGCCACGCCCACGCACCCTGGACTCAAGGTCGTCCGCGCGAAGTTGGATCAGGTGGCCACCGAGAACGCGGGCGCGCGGTTGTGGAACGACCGGCACGTGTTCGGCGCGCGGCTGCTGGACCTGTCCTGGGCGGATGGCCGTCGCAGCGGCGAGGAGCTGCATGGCACCAGCGCCCCTGCCCTGCTCGGGGGCGATGTGTCCCACGGCTGCATCCGTCACGCGAACGAGGACATCCTCGTCCTGCATGACGCGCTCGCCGTGGGCGACCGCATCGCGGTGGTGGAGACGCTCCAGGACCCGCACCTGGGCGTCCCCGTCACCGTGGGCTGA
- a CDS encoding ATP-binding protein, translating to MTKVRKVNKADPLADLPRWAQQLARKYYTKTVSTFLLYGAVRDLQPLQLEDGGRGFGTLKTFLSEELFGGRDHVLFYDRSSGIRSATPETQKDLARAMTGYDAMYGTDYAKVMPRDPGRALQILENFLRMRLSEGRSMALIIDYAETLVPGGEMSHLSAEDRFVVATLDKWAHDPQFLAGDVSVVLLAENLSDVSPRISRNPYVAPIELPLPTEEERLEYVRSKLEGKKLQSVSEVPVAGLAKMTAGLSRINLDRVLTEALEREVRITPELLKEKKKELIQAECHGLLEFIEPAHTLDAVAGHAPAKQMLRQAASALKKGRIEVMPMGYLVSGPVGTGKTFMVSCFAGEIGIPVVKFLNFRSQWQGVTESNLEKIFNLLKALWPVAVMVDEADTFLGNRDSGGDSGTSSRIFGSIASFMGNTQYRGKIVWFLLTARPDLLPIDLKRQGRAEEHLALFYPQTDEERNELFQAMSKKTGVSVEGVESFAALIPGGVRAFSGADIEAVMVRSKFRALADGRDQVTKDDLAAVLADFVPPSYPLEIEMQNLVAVQECTSRALLPENFRKLDRDFISKRVRELKMLLEEQ from the coding sequence GTGACGAAGGTGCGTAAGGTGAACAAGGCGGATCCGCTGGCGGATCTGCCCCGGTGGGCGCAGCAGCTTGCGCGCAAGTACTACACGAAGACGGTCAGCACCTTCCTGCTGTACGGGGCCGTGCGCGACCTGCAGCCGCTGCAGCTGGAGGACGGCGGGCGCGGCTTCGGGACGCTCAAGACGTTCCTGTCGGAAGAGCTGTTCGGCGGGCGCGACCACGTCCTCTTCTACGACCGCTCGTCGGGCATCCGCTCGGCGACGCCGGAGACGCAGAAGGACCTGGCGCGGGCCATGACGGGTTACGACGCCATGTACGGCACGGACTACGCCAAGGTCATGCCGCGCGACCCGGGTCGGGCGCTGCAGATCCTGGAGAACTTCCTGCGCATGCGCCTGAGCGAGGGCCGCTCAATGGCGCTCATCATCGACTACGCGGAGACGCTGGTGCCCGGCGGGGAGATGAGCCACCTGTCCGCGGAGGACCGCTTCGTGGTGGCCACGCTGGACAAGTGGGCGCACGACCCGCAGTTCCTGGCCGGCGACGTGTCCGTGGTGCTGCTGGCGGAGAACCTGTCGGACGTGTCGCCGCGCATCAGCCGCAATCCGTACGTGGCGCCCATCGAGCTGCCGCTGCCCACGGAGGAGGAGCGCCTGGAGTACGTGCGCTCCAAGCTAGAGGGCAAGAAGCTCCAGTCGGTGTCGGAGGTGCCGGTCGCGGGCCTGGCGAAGATGACGGCGGGCCTATCGCGCATCAACCTGGACCGCGTGCTGACGGAGGCGCTGGAGCGGGAGGTGCGCATCACTCCGGAGCTGCTCAAGGAGAAGAAGAAGGAGCTCATCCAGGCGGAGTGCCACGGCCTGCTGGAGTTCATCGAGCCCGCGCACACGCTGGACGCGGTGGCGGGGCACGCGCCCGCCAAGCAGATGCTGCGGCAGGCGGCGTCCGCGCTGAAGAAGGGCCGCATCGAGGTCATGCCCATGGGCTACCTGGTGAGCGGGCCGGTGGGCACGGGCAAGACGTTCATGGTGAGCTGCTTCGCCGGGGAGATTGGCATCCCGGTGGTGAAGTTCCTGAACTTCCGCAGCCAGTGGCAGGGCGTGACGGAATCGAACCTGGAGAAGATCTTCAACCTGCTGAAGGCCCTGTGGCCGGTGGCGGTGATGGTCGACGAGGCGGACACCTTCCTCGGCAACCGCGACTCCGGCGGGGACTCCGGCACGAGCAGCCGCATCTTCGGCTCCATCGCGTCCTTCATGGGCAACACGCAGTACCGAGGCAAGATTGTCTGGTTCCTGCTGACGGCGCGGCCGGACCTGCTGCCCATCGACTTGAAGCGCCAGGGCCGCGCGGAAGAGCACCTCGCGCTCTTCTATCCGCAGACGGATGAAGAGCGGAACGAGCTGTTCCAGGCGATGAGCAAGAAGACCGGCGTGTCCGTGGAGGGCGTGGAGTCCTTCGCCGCGCTCATCCCCGGCGGCGTGCGCGCCTTCAGCGGCGCGGACATCGAGGCGGTGATGGTGCGTTCGAAGTTCCGCGCGCTGGCGGATGGACGTGACCAGGTGACGAAGGACGACCTGGCCGCGGTGCTGGCGGACTTCGTGCCGCCCAGCTACCCGCTGGAGATTGAAATGCAGAACCTGGTGGCGGTGCAGGAGTGCACCAGCCGGGCGCTGCTGCCGGAGAACTTCCGCAAACTGGACCGCGACTTCATCAGCAAGCGCGTGCGGGAGCTGAAGATGCTCCTCGAAGAGCAGTAG
- a CDS encoding serine/threonine protein kinase has translation MTTSQPKRQPIPFGKYLLLDRVNIGGMAEVWRGKQFGASGFERLVAIKRILPNIAEDEEFISMFIDEAKISVQLTHANIAQIYELGQIASSYFISMEYIPGKDMRAIFDRCRKKGEPAPVPLVAFCVAKMCEGLDYAHRKKDGMGRELNIVHRDISPQNVLVSFEGEVKVIDFGIAKAAGKATKTQAGILKGKFGYMSPEQIRGLPLDRRSDVFAIGVCLYEMLTGERLFVGDSDFSVLEKVRKAEVPSPSTYNRRIPEALERIVLKSLAKDVEERYQYASELGDDLQRFLLTSDSIFGRKDLMQYMKSTFAEEVEREKQRLAEYADIRAPDGMLAAIEAGYSGPSPVPTQSMTNIPAVAPSAPAVEPVSAPPPRASNSGANPQGARRSPTLAALPKLTAAPAAPSPKEDEELATQMVDRDAVFNDSPEPTTQPGAAIGRAVTPLESPAAPDDDDGEDVAGRTAVIPPLSSLPQPPAPPRLSQNSAPVLSAAPPRPSLTNVPTLMANDGPMPRPTPNRGNDGPPQRLHRPDPLPEPLPRSPAPPVLNNGNAPRPPAKEGRQRNAPEQEAPARGLGIKGMDKRLLYGAVGLASLFLLVGVALVFSPSKPAQGYVMVELKTLEAKDIAMVSINAGPPEKFPPNGFALKPMSVGNVLVVVTAPGYEAFNQSAMVSEGTNATQVPVVLKKQARSVVVVFKTQPEDAEVKIDNQVARKQGVREQVLRDFSLSNDAPLVEVTAAGYVPFVKKMAVNNNGLDVVANLERAPVEVRVESTPEGAAIFQGKQDLGFVTPATIRVPWGTRELTLKAKCHSDEDVSVGTPSPAGSTVKVDATLKKQARCRD, from the coding sequence GTGACGACCTCTCAACCGAAGCGGCAACCCATCCCGTTCGGGAAGTATCTCCTCCTGGACCGCGTAAACATCGGCGGCATGGCGGAGGTCTGGCGCGGCAAACAGTTCGGCGCCAGTGGCTTCGAGCGACTTGTCGCCATCAAGCGCATCCTGCCGAACATCGCCGAAGATGAAGAATTCATCTCGATGTTCATCGATGAGGCGAAGATCAGCGTCCAGCTGACCCACGCCAACATCGCGCAGATCTACGAGCTGGGGCAGATCGCCAGCAGCTACTTCATTTCGATGGAGTACATCCCCGGCAAGGACATGCGGGCCATCTTCGACCGCTGTCGGAAGAAGGGTGAGCCCGCGCCGGTGCCGCTGGTCGCCTTCTGCGTGGCGAAGATGTGCGAGGGCCTGGACTACGCCCACCGCAAGAAGGACGGGATGGGGCGCGAGCTCAACATCGTCCACCGCGACATCTCGCCGCAGAACGTGCTCGTGTCCTTCGAGGGCGAGGTCAAGGTCATCGACTTCGGCATCGCGAAGGCGGCGGGCAAGGCGACCAAGACGCAGGCCGGCATTCTCAAGGGCAAGTTCGGCTACATGAGCCCGGAGCAGATCCGCGGCCTGCCGTTGGATCGCCGCTCGGACGTGTTCGCCATCGGCGTGTGCCTCTACGAGATGCTCACCGGCGAGCGCCTCTTCGTGGGCGACAGCGACTTCTCCGTGCTGGAGAAGGTGCGCAAGGCGGAGGTGCCGTCGCCGTCCACGTACAACCGGCGCATCCCGGAGGCGCTGGAGCGCATCGTCCTCAAGTCGCTCGCGAAGGACGTGGAGGAGCGCTACCAGTACGCCAGCGAGCTGGGCGACGACCTGCAGCGCTTCCTGCTGACGAGCGACTCCATCTTCGGCCGCAAGGACCTCATGCAGTACATGAAGTCCACGTTCGCCGAAGAGGTGGAGCGCGAGAAGCAGCGCCTGGCCGAGTACGCGGACATCCGCGCGCCGGACGGCATGCTCGCGGCCATCGAGGCGGGCTACAGCGGCCCGTCCCCGGTGCCCACGCAGAGCATGACCAACATCCCCGCGGTGGCGCCCTCCGCGCCCGCCGTGGAGCCCGTGTCCGCGCCGCCGCCGCGCGCCTCCAACTCCGGCGCCAACCCGCAGGGGGCGCGCCGTTCGCCCACGCTCGCGGCGCTGCCCAAGCTGACCGCCGCGCCCGCCGCGCCCTCGCCCAAGGAGGACGAGGAGCTGGCGACGCAGATGGTGGACCGCGACGCTGTCTTCAACGACTCGCCGGAGCCCACCACCCAGCCGGGCGCCGCCATTGGCCGCGCCGTCACGCCGCTGGAGTCCCCGGCCGCGCCCGACGACGACGACGGAGAGGACGTGGCGGGCCGCACCGCCGTCATCCCGCCGCTCTCGTCGCTGCCCCAGCCGCCGGCGCCGCCGCGCCTGTCGCAGAACAGCGCGCCGGTGCTGAGCGCCGCGCCGCCGCGTCCGTCGCTGACCAACGTGCCCACGCTGATGGCCAACGACGGGCCCATGCCCCGTCCGACGCCGAACCGGGGCAACGACGGTCCGCCGCAGCGACTCCACCGGCCGGACCCGCTGCCGGAACCGTTGCCGCGTTCGCCCGCGCCCCCCGTCCTCAACAACGGGAACGCGCCGCGTCCGCCCGCGAAGGAAGGCCGCCAGAGGAACGCGCCCGAGCAGGAGGCTCCTGCCCGGGGTCTGGGCATCAAGGGCATGGACAAGCGCCTGCTCTACGGCGCAGTGGGTCTGGCGTCGCTGTTCCTGCTGGTGGGCGTGGCCCTGGTCTTCTCCCCGAGCAAGCCCGCGCAGGGCTACGTGATGGTGGAGCTCAAGACGCTGGAGGCGAAGGACATCGCGATGGTGTCCATCAACGCGGGGCCTCCGGAGAAGTTCCCCCCCAACGGCTTCGCCCTCAAGCCCATGTCCGTGGGCAACGTGCTGGTGGTGGTGACCGCTCCGGGCTACGAGGCCTTCAACCAGTCCGCCATGGTGTCCGAGGGCACCAACGCCACGCAGGTGCCGGTGGTCCTCAAGAAGCAGGCGCGCTCGGTGGTCGTGGTCTTCAAGACCCAGCCGGAAGACGCCGAGGTGAAGATCGACAACCAGGTCGCCCGGAAGCAGGGCGTTCGCGAGCAGGTGCTCCGGGACTTCTCGCTCAGCAACGACGCCCCGCTGGTGGAGGTCACCGCCGCCGGCTACGTGCCCTTCGTCAAGAAGATGGCCGTGAACAACAACGGCCTGGACGTGGTGGCGAACCTGGAGCGCGCGCCCGTGGAGGTTCGGGTCGAGTCCACGCCCGAGGGCGCGGCCATCTTCCAAGGCAAGCAGGACCTGGGCTTCGTCACGCCGGCCACCATCCGGGTGCCGTGGGGCACGCGTGAGCTCACGCTGAAGGCGAAATGCCACTCGGATGAGGACGTATCCGTGGGCACGCCGTCCCCGGCGGGTTCCACGGTCAAGGTGGATGCAACCCTGAAGAAGCAGGCGCGCTGCCGCGATTAG